The following proteins are encoded in a genomic region of Musa acuminata AAA Group cultivar baxijiao chromosome BXJ2-11, Cavendish_Baxijiao_AAA, whole genome shotgun sequence:
- the LOC103970648 gene encoding BEL1-like homeodomain protein 9 — protein MPPASPAAATASCSSQRAMNGLRSDAHVAQQSRRDKLRVQSDLLQVRDASEPAMFSSPAASAATDFTGGSQVPLVAPSTSSLILSEGAAAFQPQPGCDWAPPPSFVPHGHPYHHQPRPGFVGYHDGSTDLHFVSPSSPLACQGREFASAIAQQPCPWAVEGGGNELLFLPTYAGESPGAMLMARQLPPQWSGDGNIMGAKCDDAAVGASDPRAARGLSLTLASSPVPELGAAQLAAGPSCPYPKFLIGDRVYTGGGSLQDEVSLPSDAAARRGSGPLGPFTGYATILKNSRFLRPAQQLLDEFCSAVTGLKLAKRCHIGEASPGASSSGRDVGEKDNSSKGVNSGASSSMEAGAEAGGAAKVHRPEFQQKKAKLLHMQEEVCRRYKQYHQQMQMVVSSFESVAGLNSATPYTSLALKAISKHFRSLKNAISDQIRHVSKVLGEELMSSPSSGGRGESTPTPLRLKYLDQSLIRKHKAGGESTLSFVDHNQPVWRPQRGLPERAVSVLRAWLFEHFLHPYPTDTDKHMLATQTGLSRNQVSNWFINARVRLWKPMIEEIHMLETKGMSGMDLNSATNGKETMVAVTEDGAHSSTYHDPPDCAPMDAVLLNEEGSQQQAWQGGDKRSRVEECEMLTGMDGGLMSFATYQHAMDMGGIEAVSLTLGLRHEGGQQTPPQMRHLGAQMFHDFVG, from the exons ATGCCCCCGGCTAGCCCCGCCGCCGCCACTGCCAGCTGCAGCAGCCAACGTGCCATGAACGGCTTAAGGTCGGATGCCCACGTCGCCCAGCAGAGCCGCCGCGACAAGCTCCGGGTCCAGTCTGACCTCCTCCAGGTCCGCGACGCCTCCGAACCGGCCATGTTCTCCTCCCCGGCCGCCTCAGCCGCCACGGACTTCACGGGCGGCAGCCAAGTCCCCCTCGTCGCTCCTTCCACGTCGTCGCTGATCTTAAGCGAGGGCGCCGCTGCTTTCCAGCCCCAGCCCGGTTGCGACTGGGCTCCGCCTCCTTCCTTTGTTCCGCACGGTCATCCCTACCACCACCAACCGAGGCCCGGCTTCGTCGGCTATCACGACGGATCGACGGACTTGCACTTCGTGTCGCCCTCATCGCCGCTCGCGTGCCAAGGCCGAGAATTCGCCTCCGCGATCGCGCAACAGCCGTGCCCGTGGGCCGTCGAGGGTGGCGGGAACGAGCTGCTGTTCCTGCCCACCTATGCCGGGGAATCGCCCGGTGCCATGCTGATGGCCAGGCAGCTGCCTCCGCAGTGGAGCGGAGATGGAAATATCATGGGCGCCAAGTGCGATGACGCTGCCGTCGGGGCTAGCGATCCGAGAGCGGCGAGAGGCCTGTCCCTGACGCTCGCGTCGAGCCCGGTGCCGGAGCTCGGCGCGGCGCAGTTGGCGGCCGGGCCTTCCTGCCCCTACCCCAAGTTCCTGATCGGGGACCGAGTGTACACCGGCGGGGGATCACTACAAGACGAGGTGAGCCTGCCCAGCGACGCCGCTGCCCGCCGTGGCTCCGGCCCTCTCGGCCCGTTCACCGGCTACGCCACCATACTGAAGAACTCCAGATTCCTGAGGCCAGCGCAGCAGCTGCTCGACGAGTTCTGCAGCGCCGTCACGGGCTTGAAGCTCGCCAAGCGGTGCCACATCGGAGAAGCGAGTCCAGGAGCTTCAAGCAGCGGCCGCGACGTCGGCGAGAAGGACAACAGCTCCAAGGGAGTGAATTCCGGCGCGTCATCTTCGATGGAAGCCGGAGCCGAGGCCGGGGGCGCAGCCAAAGTCCACCGACCGGAATTCCAGCAGAAGAAGGCAAAGCTCCTCCACATGCAGGAAGAG GTTTGCAGAAGATACAAGCAGTACCACCAACAAATGCAAATGGTGGTCTCCTCCTTCGAGTCCGTGGCCGGCCTCAATTCCGCCACGCCCTACACGTCGTTGGCGCTGAAGGCCATCTCGAAGCACTTCAGGAGCTTAAAGAACGCGATCTCAGATCAGATCCGGCACGTGAGCAAAGTTCTCGGGGAGGAACTCATGTCATCACCCAGTTCCGGTGGTCGAGGGGAATCGACGCCAACCCCCCTGCGGCTCAAGTACCTCGATCAAAGCCTCATTCGGAAACACAAGGCTGGTGGCGAAAGCACACTGAGCTTCGTCGATCACAACCAGCCGGTTTGGCGGCCGCAGAGAGGTCTACCGGAGCGTGCCGTATCCGTTCTCCGTGCATGGCTGTTCGAGCATTTCCTTCACCC GTATCCGACCGACACCGATAAGCACATGTTAGCAACTCAGACGGGCTTGTCCAGGAATCAG GTGTCGAACTGGTTCATCAATGCCAGAGTGAGGCTGTGGAAGCCCATGATAGAGGAGATCCACATGCTGGAGACCAAGGGGATGAGCGGAATGGATCTCAATTCCGCCACCAACGGGAAGGAGACGATGGTCGCCGTGACGGAAGACGGAGCGCACTCGTCGACGTATCACGACCCGCCGGATTGCGCCCCCATGGATGCGGTACTGTTGAACGAGGAGGGGTCGCAGCAGCAGGCTTGGCAGGGCGGCGACAAGAGGTCGAGGGTGGAAGAGTGCGAGATGCTGACGGGCATGGACGGGGGGCTGATGAGCTTCGCCACCTACCAGCACGCCATGGACATGGGCGGGATCGAGGCGGTGTCGTTGACGCTGGGGCTGAGGCACGAGGGCGGCCAGCAGACGCCGCCGCAGATGAGGCACTTGGGGGCACAGATGTTCCATGACTTCGTGGGCTGA
- the LOC135627857 gene encoding anthocyanidin 3-O-glucoside 6''-O-acyltransferase-like gives MASLPSSVTVLDRFQVSPPPGSAPNASLPLTFFDVVWLPTGPVERIFFYPFPHPTSHFVSHHLPSLKSSLSRALRHFYPLAGRVVPPCGPSPEAKFQIRCSDGDSVSLTLAESSDDFRQLSGDQPRGFGRVYGLIPQLPPTGDGSIPLLALQITVFPDQGVSIGVAVHHVACDDSSSIHFVKSWAAAAACSVEDPSESPLSPPPLCDPTVIADPDGLYYKILTEMQNLKSAGPPPAPLDLPPVGAEQGDAVIASFLIGREQIDRLKQGAMARAGATHVSTFVVACAFAWACLVRAQAGFYAGKKSAHLLFSVECRGRLEPPVPAGYFGNCLRPCFVEVSMSDLIKDDGVFAAAEAIGRAIKGLEHGILKGAEGWLEKIVSLTAERPMSIAGSPRYRVYDADLGWGRPIKVEMTSIEKTPGTVSLAESRDGGGGIEMGLVLPEKDIDEFARAFLVASSFLET, from the coding sequence ATGGCGTCGTTGCCGTCGTCCGTCACGGTGCTCGACCGGTTCCAAGTGTCCCCGCCCCCTGGCTCCGCTCCGAACGCCTCCCTCCCTCTCACCTTCTTCGACGTCGTATGGCTCCCCACCGGCCCCGTCGAGCGCATCTTCTTCTACCCCTTCCCCCACCCCACCTCCCACTTCGTCTCCCACCACCTCCCCTCCCTCAAGTCCTCCCTCTCCCGCGCCCTCCGCCACTTCTACCCCTTGGCCGGCCGCGTCGTGCCGCCTTGCGGCCCCTCTCCCGAAGCCAAGTTCCAGATCCGGTGCTCGGACGGCGACTCCGTGTCTCTCACTCTGGCGGAGAGCTCTGATGACTTCCGACAACTGTCTGGCGACCAGCCGCGTGGATTTGGCAGGGTGTACGGCTTGATCCCTCAGTTGCCGCCCACCGGCGACGGTTCTATCCCCCTATTAGCCTTGCAGATCACGGTGTTCCCGGATCAAGGCGTCAGCATCGGCGTCGCGGTTCATCACGTGGCCTGCGACGATTCCAGCTCCATCCACTTCGTGAAGTCatgggctgctgctgctgcttgtagCGTAGAAGATCCATCCGAGTCTCCGCTTTCGCCCCCTCCTCTCTGCGACCCGACCGTGATCGCAGATCCGGATGGTTTGTACTACAAAATTCTCACGGAAATGCAAAATCTGAAGTCAGCCGGACCACCTCCGGCGCCGCTCGACCTGCCTCCCGTCGGCGCGGAGCAGGGCGACGCGGTCATTGCCTCGTTCCTGATCGGGCGCGAGCAGATCGACCGGCTCAAACAAGGCGCCATGGCTAGAGCCGGCGCGACCCACGTCTCGACCTTCGTGGTGGCATGTGCCTTCGCTTGGGCGTGCCTGGTGAGAGCTCAAGCCGGCTTCTACGCCGGCAAGAAGAGCGCCCATTTACTGTTCTCGGTCGAGTGCAGGGGGCGCCTGGAGCCGCCGGTTCCAGCGGGCTACTTCGGCAACTGCCTGAGGCCGTGCTTCGTGGAGGTGTCGATGAGCGACCTCATCAAAGACGACGGCGTCTTCGCGGCGGCGGAGGCCATCGGCAGAGCGATCAAGGGGTTGGAACACGGCATTCTCAAAGGCGCAGAGGGATGGCTTGAGAAGATCGTTTCTCTGACAGCCGAGCGGCCCATGTCGATCGCCGGTTCACCGAGGTACCGCGTTTACGATGCAGACTTGGGGTGGGGAAGGCCAATAAAGGTGGAGATGACCTCGATCGAGAAGACGCCGGGCACCGTGTCCCTCGCGGAGAGCAGGGATGGAGGAGGAGGGATCGAGATGGGTTTGGTGCTCCCAGAGAAAGACATAGATGAGTTCGCTCGTGCTTTCCTTGTGGCCTCGAGCTTTCTTGAAACATGA
- the LOC103970646 gene encoding protein SOSEKI 3: protein MDARMRRHAAQGRPERTRVWTEPPPKHQSQQLEGRKVSVVYYLSRSHHLEQPHFMEVPLSSPAGLYLRDVVDRLDVLRGKGMAAMYSWSCKRSYKNGFVWQDLSEGDLILPEQGDEYVLKGSELLDRTPPDRNHHGMSNVKIQNLKHPLQQPPHKGEEASPSSSTTAVVLKEAKHPMRQQPPPPPPPPAPGFITAPSAETRIRKPDGAQEATTQIDNGEGRRNRGLMCSKEDPNIVKVGSSQPPTSSGPSSPSCAKMSTLQSLIRAELSRRNGYRNLEGEDVYLPTGSKLKAGNMIMHLITCGSISVKGHYRFGSVCQLKVSRGHQLFAREPKRNVLGDEKEGTSQRELH from the exons ATGGACGCGAGGATGAGAAGACACGCGGCGCAAGGCAGACCGGAGAGAACCAGAGTGTGGACAGAGCCGCCACCGAAGCACCAATCGCAGCAGCTGGAGGGGAGAAAGGTTTCGGTGGTGTATTACCTCTCCAGGAGTCACCACCTCGAGCAACCGCACTTCATGGAGGTCCCGCTCTCCTCCCCTGCGGGGCTCTACCTCAGAG ATGTGGTCGACAGGCTCGATGTGCTGCGAGGGAAGGGGATGGCGGCCATGTACTCCTGGTCTTGCAAGAG GAGCTACAAGAACGGATTCGTGTGGCAGGACCTTTCCGAGGGCGATCTGATCCTGCCGGAGCAGGGCGATGAGTATGTACTCAAGGGTTCGGAGCTCTTGGATCGAACCCCTCCAG ATCGGAACCATCACGGAATGAGCAATGTCAAgatccagaacctgaaacaccctCTACAACAGCCACCTCACAAAGGCGAAGAAGCTTCCCCTTCTTCATCCACAACAGCCGTTGTTCTTAAGGAGGCAAAGCATCCCATGAGGCAacaaccaccaccacctcctcctcctccagcgcCTGGTTTTATAACCGCCCCATCGGCGGAAACCAGGATCCGCAAGCCCGATGGAGCACAGGAAGCTACAACTCAAATCGACAACGGAGAAGGAAGGAGAAATCGTGGATTGATGTGTTCGAAGGAGGACCCAAATATCGTTAAAGTAGGGAGTTCACAGCCACCAACATCTTCAGGTCCTTCCTCTCCTTCATGTGCAAAGATGAGTACACTGCAATCCCTGATAAGAGCAGAACTAAGCAGAAGGAACGGCTATAGGAATTTGGAAGGAGAGGATGTTTACCTCCCAACCGGATCAAAATTGAAAGCCGGAAACATGATCATGCACCTGATTACTTGTGGATCAATCTCTGTGAAAGGCCACTACCGCTTTGGATCTGTTTGCCAACTCAAGGTTTCTAGGGGACACCAACTGTTTGCTAGAGAGCCAAAGAGAAATGTGCTAGGGGATGAAAAAGAAGGAACATCTCAGCGGGAGCTTCACTGA
- the LOC103970641 gene encoding uncharacterized protein LOC103970641: MADFRENDADLEFRRGLEELVRGHLDGCMTAAAALSSSSCAGGGGGEEDDEGGAASEAAADQLARRRRRSDLEGDDLAESSAAARRHSRVFSRWVARQAEDMINTIERRNRESELMALAGLHTVSMLDPSFLRESPRSPSAMAERPVAAHASSILQMWRELEDMTAAARAEQRSNAAASTLGGRNRSEGQELGGGSVTASESEYNGYDNWSHGNMDSSQRPGEVEEDDHRSSREQSPDLGEDARERVRQIVRGWMTESGIGDNESRMSPRTETQRAEWLGEVERERVRLVREWMQMTSQQQRDARARRREERERGRERDESATDHEDGQPEHVRRELLRLRGRQARLELIMRMAAERQREIQTLSEHRAVSEFTHRNRIQSLLRGRFLRNGLPAQDDQERPPSAAERELGQLRQHHRVSGLREGFRFRLENIVRGQAISHPDTSANQSVFVTDQSEASTVAELLNDNHEEAQTRSEDINVLQTIESRETPELDSGSPNDTLDMQEYATEVIGQQEENRERERGGWEPNADGGFGDWHEETEEGFNGNLQENMDQDWPYQTTAGYDVGEDSRMPEVHEEWHEDEPPDAAETWQDELQSDPPIDRRSSPIRRGNRFIPPDDENVYSMELRELLSRRSVSNLLHSGFRESLDQLIQSYVQRQGRTPFDWDLQRPLPTPNPGDNQDQRGYDPNQNIQDPVARRNNVFPPPPLPPRPPLWHSDLHHNNWARQNMHRSEIEWDAINDLRTEMARLQQGMSNMQRMLEACLDMQVELQRAIRQEVSAALNRTDGGLTGESSEDGSKWDQVRKGTCCVCCDNHIDSLLYRCGHMCTCSKCASELVRSGGKCPLCRAPIVEVVRAYSVL, from the exons ATGGCGGATTTCCGGGAGAACGACGCCGATCTGGAATTCCGGCGTGGCCTGGAGGAGCTCGTTCGTGGCCACCTCGACGGGTGCATGACCGCCGCAGCCGCGCTTTCGTCCTCGTCCTGCgctggcggtggcggtggagagGAGGACGACGAAGGAGGTGCGGCCTCCGAAGCGGCGGCCGACCAGCTCGCCCGCAGGCGCCGTAGGTCTGACCTCGAGGGCGACGACCTTGCTGAGTCGTCCGCCGCGGCGCGTCGGCATTCGCGGGTTTTTAGCCGCTGGGTCGCGCGCCAGGCGGAGGACATGATCAACACCATCGAGCGGCGGAACCGCGAGTCGGAGCTCATGGCCCTCGCCGGCCTCCACACGGTGTCCATGCTCGATCCTTCTTTCCTTAGGGAGTCGCCCAGGTCGCCGTCGGCAATGGCGGAGAGGCCGGTGGCTGCCCACGCGTCATCGATCCTGCAGATGTGGCGGGAGCTCGAGGACATGACCGCTGCCGCAAGGGCAGAGCAGAGGAGCAACGCAGCAGCTTCTACACTAGGCGGCCGGAACCGCTCTGAAGGGCAGGAGCTTGGTGGCGGCTCTGTTACTGCGAGCGAGAGCGAGTATAACGGTTATGACAATTGGTCTCATGGAAATATGGACTCTTCACAAAGACCAGGGGAGGTTGAGGAGGATGATCACAGGTCAAGTCGGGAGCAGTCTCCTGACCTTGGCGAAGATGCTAGGGAGAGGGTGCGGCAGATTGTTCGTGGATGGATGACGGAGAGTGGGATTGGAGACAATGAATCCAGAATGTCACCTCGGACCGAGACCCAGAGAGCAGAATGGCTTGGGGAGGTAGAAAGGGAGAGGGTGAGATTGGTGAGAGAGTGGATGCAGATGACCAGCCAGCAGCAGAGAGATGCCCGTGCTCGCAggagggaggagagggagagggggagggaAAGGGATGAGTCTGCTACAGATCATGAGGATGGCCAGCCAGAGCATGTCAGACGAGAGTTGTTGAGGCTAAGAGGCAGGCAGGCTAGGCTTGAGCTTATCATGAGGATGGCAGCTGAGAGGCAGAGGGAGATCCAGACATTGTCAGAACATCGGGCAGTTTCAGAGTTCACTCACCGTAATCGCATTCAA TCACTACTGAGAGGAAGATTTTTAAGAAATGGCTTACCAGCACAAGATGATCAGGAGAGGCCACCTTCAGCAGCAGAAAGGGAGTTAGGTCAGCTAAGACAACATCACCGTGTCTCTGGTCTACG GGAGGGGTTTCGGTTCCGACTAGAGAATATTGTTCGTGGTCAAGCAATCAGCCATCCTGATACTTCAGCAAATCAAAGTGTTTTTGTGACTGATCAATCTGAAGCAAGCACTGTAGCAGAGTTACTGAATGACAACCATGAAGAGGCCCAAACTAGAAGTGAGGATATTAATGTTCTGCAAACAATAGAGTCACGGGAAACACCTGAGTTAGACAGTGGTAGTCCTAATGATACTCTCGACATGCAAGAATATGCTACTGAGGTAATAGGACAGCAAGAAGAGAATAGAGAACGTGAGAGGGGAGGCTGGGAACCAAATGCAGATGGTGGTTTTGGTGATTGGCATGAAGAAACTGAGGAAGGATTTAATGGGAACCTCCAGGAAAACATGGATCAGGATTGGCCCTATCAAACGACGGCAGGGTATGATGTTGGAGAAGATAGTCGTATGCCAGAAGTTCACGAAGAATGGCATGAGGATGAACCTCCTGATGCTGCAGAAACTTGGCAGGATGAACTTCAGTCAGATCCTCCGATAGATCGAAGGTCCAGTCCAATTAGAAGAGGTAATAGATTTATTCCACCTGATGATGAAAATGTATACAGCATGGAGCTCAGGGAACTCCTTAGCAG GAGAAGTGTTTCTAACCTTCTTCATAGTGGGTTTCGTGAAAGTTTAGATCAATTGATACAATCCTATGTTCAACGACAAGGTAGGACCCCATTTGATTGGGATCTGCAGAGACCACTGCCTACCCCTAATCCAGGGGACAATCAAGACCAACGAGGGTATGATCCAAATCAGAACATTCAGGATCCTGTTGCTAGGCGGAATAATGTGTTCCCACCTCCACCCTTGCCGCCTCGACCACCACTGTGGCACTCAGACCTGCATCACAACAATTGGGCCAGGCAAAATATGCATCGTTCAGAAATT GAGTGGGATGCTATTAATGACCTTAGGACAGAAATGGCTAGGCTGCAACAGGGGATGAGTAATATGCAGAGAATGCTCGAGGCTTGCTTGGATATGCAAGTCGAGTTACAACGTGCAATTAGACAAGAAGTATCTGCAGCTTTGAATCGAACTGATGGAG GGCTCACCGGGGAATCATCGGAGGATGGTAGCAAGTGGGATCAAGTAAGGAAAGGGACATGTTGCGTTTGTTGCGATAATCATATTGATTCTCTCCTCTACAG ATGTGGGCACATGTGTACTTGTTCCAAGTGTGCCAGTGAGTTGGTTCGAAGTGGAGGCAAGTGTCCATTGTGCCGCGCACCAATCGTTGAGGTGGTCCGGGCCTATTCAGTGCTGTAA
- the LOC135627858 gene encoding protein SRC2-like yields MAARYEVELNIASARNLKNVNWRHGDLKPYVVAWVDPAAKSSTKVAVGGDDDDPIWDEKLVLPVPYGLPLEDATLSLDVVHAGSGEGVKPLVGSVRLPLRDVLDEVGLGSKLNRTLKLKRPSGRPHGKLEVTVAVKEPARYYDAYAPPYGQASSRDYGYAPPPYTPTPYATAPTGYPYAQPPTGYPYGGPPAGVYDYGAQQPPVAYGQQEKSKSKFGMGTGLAVGAAAGLLGGLALAEGVDYVEDKIADDVTERVEDDLAEDGDYDGDDF; encoded by the coding sequence ATGGCCGCGCGCTACGAGGTGGAGCTCAACATTGCCTCCGCCCGCAACCTCAAGAACGTCAACTGGCGCCACGGTGACCTCAAGCCCTACGTCGTCGCCTGGGTCGATCCCGCCGCCAAGAGCTCCACCAAGGTCGCCGTCGGCGGCGACGACGATGATCCCATCTGGGATGAGAAGCTCGTCCTCCCCGTCCCCTATGGCCTCCCCCTCGAGGACGCCACCCTCTCCCTCGACGTCGTCCACGCCGGCTCCGGCGAGGGTGTCAAGCCCCTCGTCGGCTCCGTTCGCCTCCCTCTCCGCGACGTCCTCGACGAGGTCGGTCTCGGCAGCAAGCTCAACCGTACCCTCAAGCTCAAACGCCCGTCCGGCCGCCCCCATGGCAAGCTCGAGGTCACGGTCGCCGTCAAGGAGCCAGCCCGATACTACGATGCCTACGCCCCACCCTACGGCCAGGCCTCCTCGAGGGACTACGGCTACGCGCCGCCCCCCTACACGCCGACCCCCTACGCCACGGCGCCGACGGGGTACCCCTACGCGCAGCCGCCGACGGGGTACCCCTATGGGGGTCCGCCGGCGGGGGTGTACGACTACGGGGCTCAGCAGCCGCCGGTGGCGTACGGGCAGCAGGAGAAGAGTAAGTCCAAGTTCGGGATGGGGACGGGGCTGGCGGTGGGGGCGGCGGCGGGGCTTCTTGGGGGTCTGGCGCTGGCGGAGGGAGTCGACTACGTTGAGGACAAGATCGCCGACGATGTGACGGAGAGGGTGGAGGACGATCTGGCCGAGGATGGGGATTACGATGGAGATGACTTCTAA
- the LOC135627856 gene encoding nicotinate N-methyltransferase 1-like: MMELANMISVPMALNAVVRLNVPDAIWQSGSNSPLTAAEILALLRPPPPSSSDPSVLQRLLRLLASHGVFAENRCATSGARRYSLTDVGRTLVPSGDGASYAAYVLQHHQDALVRAWPRLHEAVLDPAGPEPFARANGGVPAYAYYGGDREANALMQRAMWGVSEPFMEALLDGYGSAGFGSVETLVDVGGSSGACLDMIMRRFPSVKRGINFDLPEVVAEAPPLAGVTHVGGNMFESIPTGDAIFMKWVLTTWTDEECTAILRNCYNALPEGGKVIACEPVLPVETDNSRRTRALLEGDIFVMAIYRTLGRERTEEEFRQLGGVVGFTAFRAIYLDPFYAVVEYQK, encoded by the exons ATGATGGAGCTCGCCAACATGATCTCCGTTCCCATGGCGCTAAACGCCGTCGTCCGCCTCAACGTCCCCGACGCCATCTGGCAGTCCGGATCTAACTCGCCCCTCACCGCAGCCGAGATCCTCGCCCTCCTCCGCCCCCCGCCGCCCTCTTCCTCCGACCCGTCCGTCCTCCAgcgcctcctccgcctcctcgccAGCCACGGCGTCTTCGCCGAGAACCGCTGCGCCACCTCCGGCGCTCGCCGCTACTCCCTCACCGACGTCGGCCGCACCCTCGTCCCCTCCGGCGACGGCGCCTCCTACGCCGCCTACGTGCTGCAGCACCACCAGGACGCGCTGGTCCGCGCGTGGCCGCGGCTCCACGAGGCCGTCCTCGACCCGGCCGGGCCGGAGCCCTTCGCCCGCGCCAACGGCGGGGTGCCCGCCTACGCCTACTACGGCGGCGACCGCGAGGCCAACGCCCTGATGCAGCGAGCCATGTGGGGGGTGTCGGAACCCTTCATGGAGGCGCTCCTCGACGGGTACGGCTCCGCCGGGTTCGGGAGCGTGGAAACCCTCGTCGACGTCGGCGGCAGCTCCGGCGCCTGCCTCGACATGATCATGCGACGCTTCCCCTCCGTCAAGCGCGGCATCAACTTCGATCTGCCAGAGGTGGTCGCCGAGGCGCCGCCGTTGGCCG GGGTGACGCATGTGGGTGGGAACATGTTCGAATCCATTCCCACCGGTGATGCCATCTTCATGAAG TGGGTGCTGACGACATGGACGGACGAGGAGTGCACGGCGATACTGAGGAACTGTTACAACGCGCTGCCAGAGGGCGGGAAGGTGATCGCTTGTGAGCCGGTGCTACCGGTGGAGACCGACAACAGCCGGAGGACGCGGGCGCTGCTGGAGGGCGACATCTTTGTGATGGCGATCTACCGGACGCTGGGAAGAGAACGCACCGAGGAGGAGTTCCGGCAGCTCGGCGGCGTCGTCGGATTCACCGCCTTCAGGGCCATCTACTTGGACCCGTTCTACGCCGTGGTTGAGTACCAAAAGTGA